From one Lolium rigidum isolate FL_2022 chromosome 4, APGP_CSIRO_Lrig_0.1, whole genome shotgun sequence genomic stretch:
- the LOC124648210 gene encoding uncharacterized protein LOC124648210 — protein MLSRLCKVACGVSPSSTTAMTTTDDGIHDGKPRSNGLSSPLLSPELPRSHPSVVTFSREEDNDDDDDAAAALPCLAFGSEDGYMAFSLADGRMRGDVAMRLARGRRHVPSPHGGKVFATDMHGRYPCHLVDPFTGEVTPLPDLPIPFSEESPMRDDPEPPRCRLSTEDGFAWDWSPRGVMVARGDTAFFCGTGGGEWTPVHRSRHGSSMTINYRAGFFFVLDLGTLRTAVFDSETLGRSTEIDPPPCLGDITWALLVASTDDVLLLVRRRSRRGYCDVDETFFQTYRAPHRGQLPDTAIRWEPVTDIGDRAVFVDSAHGFTVRAGEGAMRNCVYRARVVELEKEDRSRRDGAALEVVVSPLSDLRKTKVVEGSEVLRRCKVQQTIWGGGYWIKCNHG, from the coding sequence ATGTTGTCAAGATTATGCAAGGTCGCCTGCGGCGTCTCGCCGTCCTCGACAACAGCGATGACCACCACAGACGATGGCATACACGACGGCAAGCCGCGGTCGAATGGGCTAAGCTCGCCGCTGCTGTCCCCCGAACTGCCGAGATCGCATCCGTCCGTCGTCACGTTCTCGCGGGAGGAAgataacgacgacgacgacgacgctgcggCAGCGCTGCCGTGCCTGGCGTTCGGGTCGGAGGACGGCTACATGGCCTTCTCCCTCGCCGATGGCCGCATGCGTGGCGACGTCGCTATGCGGCTGGCGCGCGGCCGCCGGCACGTGCCGTCACCACACGGAGGCAAGGTGTTCGCGACGGACATGCACGGCCGGTACCCGTGCCATCTCGTCGACCCGTTCACCGGCGAGGTGACGCCGCTCCCGGACCTGCCCATCCCGTTCTCCGAGGAGTCGCCGATGCGCGACGATCCCGAGCCCCCTCGGTGCCGCCTCTCCACGGAAGACGGGTTCGCGTGGGACTGGTCCCCGCGCGGCGTCATGGTGGCGCGTGGCGACACGGCGTTCTTCTGCGGGACAGGTGGCGGCGAGTGGACGCCGGTGCACCGGTCGAGGCACGGCTCGTCCATGACCATCAACTACCGCGCCGGCTTCTTCTTCGTGCTCGATCTGGGCACGCTGCGCACCGCGGTCTTCGACTCTGAGACCCTGGGCCGCTCCACGGAGATTGACCCGCCGCCCTGCCTCGGCGACATCACGTGGGCGTTGCTGGTGGCCTCCACCGACgacgtgctgctgctggtgcggcgCCGCTCGAGAAGAGGGTACTGCGACGTCGACGAGACATTTTTCCAgacgtaccgcgcgccgcacagggGGCAGTTGCCGGACACGGCTATCAGATGGGAGCCAGTGACGGACATCGGCGACCGTGCGGTGTTCGTCGACTCCGCGCACGGCTTCACCGTCCGCGCCGGCGAAGGCGCTATGAGGAACTGCGTGTATAGGGCCAGGGTCGTCGAGCTGGAGAAGGAGGACCGGTCTCGGCGTGACGGCGCGGCGCTCGAGGTCGTTGTGTCTCCGTTGAGCGACCTGAGGAAGACCAAGGTGGTGGAGGGAAGCGAGGTGCTAAGACGCTGCAAGGTTCAGCAGACTATATGGGGAGGAGGGTACTGGATCAAGTGCAACCACGGATAG